In Sporichthya polymorpha DSM 43042, a genomic segment contains:
- a CDS encoding putative quinol monooxygenase, translating to MSVFVLVEFRARPDRVDDLLDLLHQILPDTRSFDGCKEVLVEQDLDEPTTVLLCERWISRAHFDAYKAWRSERGDLAGLGDILAGRPSTRFFSGRSCD from the coding sequence GTGAGTGTCTTCGTCCTCGTGGAGTTCCGGGCGCGACCCGATCGGGTCGACGACCTGCTTGATCTCCTGCACCAGATCCTGCCTGATACCCGCTCGTTCGACGGGTGCAAGGAAGTCCTCGTCGAGCAGGACCTCGACGAACCCACCACGGTGTTGCTCTGCGAGCGCTGGATCTCCCGGGCGCACTTCGACGCCTACAAGGCCTGGCGGTCCGAGCGGGGAGATCTCGCCGGACTGGGTGACATCCTGGCGGGCCGTCCCTCCACCCGCTTCTTCTCGGGCCGGTCGTGCGACTGA
- a CDS encoding SDR family NAD(P)-dependent oxidoreductase gives MRLTGKTAVITGAAGDLGRALAQRFAAEGVAGLVLSDRDPAALDAAADAVEGAGTKVSTLVADVSDRAAVDAVVDLAAETHGRLDVMINNAGVLGPTARIHRQTATNWRRVLDVNFFGALHGVESALRVMRPQRGGVIINTASIAGLTSWAFAAPYGVSKAAVIQLTKVAAVEYAEDKVRVNCVCPGVFPSAIHAENGAEAMALMAQRHPLGLGNALDVTGAFVYLAADESRWTTGAVLTVDGGCTAL, from the coding sequence GTGCGACTGACCGGGAAGACCGCGGTCATCACCGGTGCGGCCGGGGACCTGGGGCGGGCATTGGCTCAGCGTTTCGCGGCCGAGGGTGTGGCCGGGCTCGTGCTGAGCGACCGCGACCCGGCGGCGCTGGACGCGGCCGCCGACGCCGTGGAGGGGGCGGGTACCAAGGTGTCCACCCTCGTCGCCGACGTCAGTGACCGGGCCGCCGTGGACGCCGTGGTCGACCTCGCGGCGGAGACGCACGGGCGGCTGGACGTGATGATCAACAACGCCGGCGTGCTGGGACCGACCGCCCGGATCCACCGGCAAACGGCGACCAACTGGCGACGCGTGCTCGACGTCAACTTCTTCGGCGCTCTCCACGGCGTGGAGAGCGCGCTGCGGGTCATGCGCCCCCAGCGGGGAGGCGTCATCATCAACACCGCCTCGATCGCCGGGCTGACCTCCTGGGCCTTCGCGGCCCCCTACGGGGTGAGCAAGGCGGCGGTCATCCAGCTCACCAAGGTCGCCGCCGTCGAGTACGCCGAGGACAAGGTCCGCGTGAACTGCGTGTGCCCCGGGGTGTTCCCCTCCGCCATCCACGCCGAGAACGGTGCCGAGGCGATGGCCTTGATGGCGCAGCGCCATCCTCTCGGTCTGGGGAACGCCCTGGACGTCACCGGGGCGTTCGTGTACCTGGCCGCGGACGAGAGCCGATGGACCACCGGCGCCGTTCTGACGGTCGACGGCGGCTGCACCGCTCTCTGA